CCGAAGGTTCCGGGCGTCAGTTCGCGGCTGATAAGCGTTTGAACGTCCGATACGAAATGCGCGCCCATCACGATCGGATCGATGCTGTCGGCAGGCATCGATCCATGGGCGCCCTTGCCCTTGAAGGTGATCTTCACCGCATCCGCCGCCGAACTGACGGCGCCTTCCTTCAGCAGCACCGTTCCTGTCGGATAGGGCATGACATGCGCGGCAAAGCCATAATCGGGCTTGGGAAAACGCTTGAGGAAATCATCCTTCAGCATCGCTTTGGCACCCTCCACCGTTTCTTCGGCGGGCTGGGCAACGAAGAGCAGCGTGCCATGCCAGCGATCCTTCATCGCCAGCAGGGCCTGGGCGGTGGCGAGCCACCAGCTCATATGGATGTCGTGCCCGCAGCCATGCATGGTCGGAACGACCTTGCCGTCAATCTCCTGCGTGGCGTGACTGGCATAGGGGAGGCCGGTCTTTTCAAGCAGGGGCAGGCCGTCCAGTTCGGTTCGGACCAGCACGGTCGGGCCTTCGCCGTTGCGATAGAGCGCCACGACGCCGGTTCCGCCCACCTTCTCCGTCACCTCGAAGCCAAGCTTGCGCATCTTGCCCGCCAGCAGAGCCGCTGTCCGCACCTCATGAAAAGCGATTTCCGGATGCTGATGGATGTCCTTGTACATCGCTTCCAGCTGCGGATAGTCCTTGTCGAAGAGCGCGTCGATCCGTGCGGCATCGGCTCTGGGATCGGAAGCCGCCGCCATGGTCGGGAAAGTCAGAAGGCTGGCGGCCAGCAGGGCAAGTTTCTTCACGCGCATCATCCTCGAAAAGCCGTTCAATCGGCGGACACCCGCGCCACATAGGCATCGCGCAGCGGACCTTTCAATATTTTTCCCGCCGGGCTGCGTGGCAGGGGATCGGCGCGCAATTCCATGCTCTTGGGGCATTTGTAGCTCGCGATCCGCTGTTTGCAAAAGGCCTGCAGGCCCGCAATATCGATCTCTCCCTCGCCGGGCTTCAGTACGATCACCGCATGGACGCGTTCGCCCCAGAGCGCATCCGGAACCCCGATCACGGCACTTTCGGCAACGGCGGGGTGGTGGGAAATCGCATTTTCCACCTCGATCGAATAGACATTCTCCGCGCCTGACACGATCATGTCCTTCAGCCGGTCGGTGATATAGATATAGCCGTCCTCGTCCATGAATCCGGCGTCGCGGGTGTGGAGCCAGCCGTCGCGCATGACATCGGCGGTTTCCTCCGGACGGTTCCAATATCCCATCATCACATTGTCGCCGCGCCCGACAATCTCGCCCACCGTGCCGCGCGGCACTTCCCGGCCAGCCTCGTCGACGATGCGGATCTCGTAGCCCAGGCACACATGGCCGGCCGACCGCAGCTTGGCCGGATCGGCGTCTACGCGATGCGCCTTCGGTCCCAGCATGGTCGCGGCCGCCATTTCGGTCTGGCCGAAGCCCTGGATGAAGTCGACGCCGGGAAAGCGCGAGCGCGCGAAATCCAGGCTGGCGGCGGGCATGGACGACCCGCCATAGCCCAGCATGCGCAGCGAGCCGATGTCGAACCGCTCCAGTTCCGGATGCTTGGCCAGCCGCTCGATCATTACCGGCACGGTGAAGCAGTGGGTCACCTTATGCTCGGAAATCGATTCCAGCACATCGTCGGCGTCAAAGCTGCGGCGGAAGACATGGGTGCCCGCCGCCATGGTCGCGAAGAGGATGCCGATATCGGCCAGATGGAACATCGGCGCGGAGTGGAAATTGACACAATCCTCGTCGAACTGGATCATCATCAGCAGGTTGACCGCCATGGCGTAGAGATTGCCATGGCTCAGCATCACGCCTTTAGGCAGGCCGGTCGTCCCGCCGGTGTAGAAGATGCCCGCAAGGTCCGCGTCACTCTGCTGTGCAGCCGGGATCGCGTCCGACGCCAGGATGATCGCGTCCATGCCATGATCGGCAGGCGCGCCGTTCCCGTCCATGCCGATCAGCGTGCGCACGCTTCCTTGCCCGCGGAGTGCCCCCGCGACCTCCGCAAACTCCTGTCCATAGAGCAGGATGTCGACCCCGGCATCTTCCAGCTGGAAGGCCAGTTCAGGCTGGGCAAGGCGTGTGTTGAGCGGCACCATGACGCCCCCAGCCCAGGGAATGGCGAAATAGGCCTCGAAGAAACAATCACAGTTCATCGCCAGGATCGCGACACGGTCGCCGGGCTGCACGCCCAACTGCTGCAATCCACCTGCGAAACGGGCGACGCGATCGCGGACCTCGGCCCAGTTGCGCCGCCGATCTGCATCGATGGTGGCGGGCCGGTTGGCGGCGACGATCGCCGCCCGTTCAAGTGCGTGGGTTACGCGCATGCGGAAGCGCCCCTCCTCCGGGCGAACATCAGATGGTCTTGTTTTTTTCGAGCGTGGCGATGGCGTCGGCGTCGAGGCCCAGCCAGCGGTTCAGGACCGCGGCATTATCCTCACCGATTGCGCCCGGCGCTGCCTTGCGGACCGATCCCGGCGTTGCCGACAGCTTGGGGAAGACGCCCTGCATCGGCACTGTTCCCAGCACCGGGTCCTCCACCTCTATGATCGCCTCGCGTGCCTTGAAATGCGGGTCGGCCATCATGTCGGCGGCGCTGTAGATGCGCCCGGCCGGCACCGCATGTTCGATCATCAGCGCCTCCAGCGCGTCGACCGTCAGCGTCTGTGTCCATTCCCCGATCAGTACGTCCAGTTCGGTCTGGTTCGCTCCGCGCGCGACATGAGTGGCATAGCGCGCGTCCTGTGCCAGTTCGGGTTGCCCCATCGCGGTGCAGAGCCGGGCAAAGACCGCATCCTGATTGGCGCCGATCAGATATTCGCCATCGCTGCACGGATAGACGTTGGAGGGCGCGATGCCTGGCAGGATCGACCCGGTGCGCGTGCGCTGATAGCCCGCCACGGCATATTCGGGGATCAGGCTCTCCATCACCTGCAGCACGCTTTCGTAGAGCGAGGCATCGACAATCTGTCCCTCGCCGCTCAGGGCGCGATGGTGCAGCGCGGCCAGCGCCCCCATGCAGCCATAGGTCGCCGCCAGCGTGTCCCCGATCGATACGCCCATGCGGGCAGGGGCGCGG
This window of the Sphingobium sp. EM0848 genome carries:
- a CDS encoding CaiB/BaiF CoA-transferase family protein — encoded protein: MSDTQPTGPLKGIRVVEMGQLIAGPFCGQLLGDMGAEIVKIEPPAQGDPMRSWGRGDRPSWWAVIARNKQSVSIDLRSAAGQDIARRLIGEADILIENFRPGTLERWNLDPAELRKANPRLIVVRVSGYGQTGPYASRAGFGGIGEAMGGWRAIVGEPDRAPARMGVSIGDTLAATYGCMGALAALHHRALSGEGQIVDASLYESVLQVMESLIPEYAVAGYQRTRTGSILPGIAPSNVYPCSDGEYLIGANQDAVFARLCTAMGQPELAQDARYATHVARGANQTELDVLIGEWTQTLTVDALEALMIEHAVPAGRIYSAADMMADPHFKAREAIIEVEDPVLGTVPMQGVFPKLSATPGSVRKAAPGAIGEDNAAVLNRWLGLDADAIATLEKNKTI
- a CDS encoding amidohydrolase, yielding MRVKKLALLAASLLTFPTMAAASDPRADAARIDALFDKDYPQLEAMYKDIHQHPEIAFHEVRTAALLAGKMRKLGFEVTEKVGGTGVVALYRNGEGPTVLVRTELDGLPLLEKTGLPYASHATQEIDGKVVPTMHGCGHDIHMSWWLATAQALLAMKDRWHGTLLFVAQPAEETVEGAKAMLKDDFLKRFPKPDYGFAAHVMPYPTGTVLLKEGAVSSAADAVKITFKGKGAHGSMPADSIDPIVMGAHFVSDVQTLISRELTPGTFGVVTVGTFHAGTVENIIPDSSELRLTLRSHDAEVRKQLMAGIRKTAIAAAAMAGAPEPDIAYLYGTGVTFNEVKLTDAVAQKLKIAMPEQVMVEPDYKPAGAGSEDYSEFVNAGIPSVFIGIGGSSQAVLDQAKKDGRKPPVNHSPFFAPDPQPSIRAGMKALTLSVLSVAGVDLPSPRS
- a CDS encoding long-chain fatty acid--CoA ligase, whose translation is MRVTHALERAAIVAANRPATIDADRRRNWAEVRDRVARFAGGLQQLGVQPGDRVAILAMNCDCFFEAYFAIPWAGGVMVPLNTRLAQPELAFQLEDAGVDILLYGQEFAEVAGALRGQGSVRTLIGMDGNGAPADHGMDAIILASDAIPAAQQSDADLAGIFYTGGTTGLPKGVMLSHGNLYAMAVNLLMMIQFDEDCVNFHSAPMFHLADIGILFATMAAGTHVFRRSFDADDVLESISEHKVTHCFTVPVMIERLAKHPELERFDIGSLRMLGYGGSSMPAASLDFARSRFPGVDFIQGFGQTEMAAATMLGPKAHRVDADPAKLRSAGHVCLGYEIRIVDEAGREVPRGTVGEIVGRGDNVMMGYWNRPEETADVMRDGWLHTRDAGFMDEDGYIYITDRLKDMIVSGAENVYSIEVENAISHHPAVAESAVIGVPDALWGERVHAVIVLKPGEGEIDIAGLQAFCKQRIASYKCPKSMELRADPLPRSPAGKILKGPLRDAYVARVSAD